In Juglans regia cultivar Chandler chromosome 13, Walnut 2.0, whole genome shotgun sequence, the following proteins share a genomic window:
- the LOC108999518 gene encoding protein FAR1-RELATED SEQUENCE 5-like, protein MDSNVSHIEDKEDTFCEPDGKEGDEGDNVVEEPKVGMIFSLEEEVRLYYTNYAKRMGFGVSKRSSNVGDDGRLKYFTLACVRQGTSRSKASNVLRPRSVEKMGCKAKINVTLTADGKYTLSSVVLEHTHALSPGKAIFFRCHKKLGDSIKRKREVNDVAGIKARKNYKSFVHEAGGYENLSSGEKVCCNEMGKARRLQLAVEGVEALRNYFIKMQEKNDQFYYMIDVDDESRLRNVFWVDARSRAAYDSFGDVITFGTTHLNNAYRMSFAPFVGVNHHGQLILFGCGLISNEDTETFVWLFDAWLKCMNGQTPSAIITDQDKEMQNAIARVFPRSQHRFCLWHIMKKLSEKLGSHSQYEAIERSIQGFVYDSLSREEFEQNWKCLLDSYNLRDNAWLDWIYGERHLWVPVYVKNTFWAGLSTTQRSESMNYFFEDCVNSKSMPKQFVEQYNNALRRKVENENAADFSSFGTAIPCITHYPIEKQFQELYTNAKFREVQDEFKGLLYCCAALVTCEGAMYTYQVRDEVKGFEGFIKRTNFCVSFNEADFEVKCSCCLFEFRGILCRHALRVLTNLEKQLLPPKYILDRWRKDLKRRYTLVKCSYDDLSDSPAAQRFDRLTQFFAEIASQSSESEAICGELMRRLELFQSEFLHHRTKRDMSSLARESEIWSMQSKSFM, encoded by the coding sequence ATGGACTCGAACGTATCGCACATTGAGGATAAAGAAGACACTTTTTGTGAACCGGATGGGAAGGAAGGAGATGAAGGAGACAATGTTGTTGAAGAACCAAAGGTtggaatgatattttcattaGAGGAAGAAGTGAGATTGTATTATACCAACTACGCAAAGCGTATGGGTTTCGGTGTTTCAAAAAGAAGTTCCAATGTCGGAGATGATGggagattaaaatatttcactcTTGCATGTGTTCGGCAAGGCACATCAAGGAGCAAGGCATCTAATGTTCTTAGGCCAAGATCAGTGGAGAAAATGGGATGCAAGGCCAAGATAAATGTCACATTGACAGCTGATGGAAAATATACATTGTCTAGTGTCGTTCTTGAACACACACATGCTTTAAGTCCCGGGAAGGCCATATTTTTTAGGTGCCATAAGAAGCTAGGTGATAGTATCAAAAGAAAACGTGAAGTAAATGATGTGGCTGGAATCAAAGCGCGTAAGAACTACAAGTCATTTGTACATGAAGCTGGGGGGTATGAGAATCTTTCTTCTGGCGAAAAGGTTTGCTGCAATGAAATGGGGAAGGCGAGACGACTTCAGCTTGCTGTAGAAGGTGTCGAAGCTCTAcgaaattatttcattaaaatgcaAGAGAAAAATGATCAGTTCTACTACATGATAGATGTGGACGACGAAAGCAGACTAAGAAATGTTTTTTGGGTAGATGCTCGAAGTAGAGCTGCGTATGATTCTTTTGGTGATGTGATAACATTCGGCACCACCCATCTAAACAACGCATATAGGATGTCATTTGCTCCTTTCGTGGGAGTTAATCATCATGGCCAGTTAATCCTTTTTGGGTGTGGATTAATATCCAATGAGGACACAGAAACTTTTGTGTGGTTATTTGACGCATGGCTGAAATGTATGAATGGACAGACTCCAAGTGCAATAATCACAGACCAAGATAAAGAGATGCAAAATGCAATTGCAAGGGTATTCCCGAGATCCCAACACAGATTTTGTTTGTGGCATATCATGaagaaactttcagaaaaacttGGATCACACTCTCAATATGAAGCTATCGAGCGTAGTATACAAGGTTTTGTCTATGACTCCTTGAGCCGTGAGGAGTTTGAACAAAATTGGAAATGCTTGCTTGACAGTTACAACCTCCGTGATAATGCTTGGCTGGATTGGATCTATGGTGAGCGGCATCTTTGGGTACCGGTCTatgtaaaaaatacattttgggctGGGTTGTCTACTACACAACGAAGTGAAAGCATGAATTATTTCTTTGAAGATTGTGTGAACTCAAAGTCCATGCCCAAGCAATTTGTTGAGCAGTATAATAATGCCTTGAGGAGAAAAGTAGAGAATGAAAACGCAGCTGATTTTAGTTCCTTTGGTACTGCAATCCCATGTATTACTCATTATCCTATTGAGAAACAATTTCAGGAACTTTACACCAATGCCAAATTTAGAGAAGTCCAAGATGAGTTCAAGGGATTGTTGTATTGTTGTGCAGCGTTGGTTACATGTGAGGGTGCAATGTATACTTATCAAGTTCGTGATGAGGTGAAGGGTTTTGAGGGTTTCATAAAAAGGACAAACTTTTGTGTTTCGTTTAATGAAGCTGATTTTGAGGTGAAATGCAGTTGTTGCCTGTTTGAGTTTAGAGGTATCTTGTGCAGACATGCGCTTCGTGTGCTTACTAATCTAGAAAAACAATTGTTGCCGCCAAAATATATTCTTGATCGGTGGAGAAAAGACTTGAAACGGAGATATACATTAGTCAAGTGTAGTTATGACGATTTGAGTGACAGCCCTGCAGCACAGAGATTTGATAGGCTAACCCAGTTTTTTGCTGAAATTGCATCCCAATCATCAGAAAGTGAGGCTATTTGTGGAGAGTTGATGCGGCGATTGGAGCTATTCCAAAGTGAATTCTTGCATCATCGAACAAAGCGTGATATGAGTTCATTAGCCCGTGAAAGTGAGATATGGAGCATGCAGAGCAAATCTTTTATGTGA